A genomic segment from Nicotiana sylvestris chromosome 1, ASM39365v2, whole genome shotgun sequence encodes:
- the LOC104223469 gene encoding germin-like protein subfamily 1 member 17, translating into MSMSWLIATLAIAAFFSSQLAYAYDLNPLQDICVGDTDSNGSVFMNGQFCKDPKLAKSDDFFASGLNIKGNIALPKWGYSVTILDAITMPGLNTLGISISRADLEPKGLVPFHTHPRATELITILEGTIYAGFLLPDFPNIFKSRLFSKILNPGEVFVIPEGLIHFLYNVGHNNATVLASFNSQRPGFVMIPSEIFASDPPILDDVLAKGFQLDKKVIKQLRKKFS; encoded by the exons ATGAGCATGAGCTGGTTAATAGCAACTTTAGCCATTGCTGCTTTCTTTTCATCCCAATTAGCATACGCCTATGATCTCAACCCTCTACAAGACATATGTGTTGGAGATACAGACTCTAACGGTTCTG TATTCATGAATGGACAGTTTTGCAAAGACCCAAAGCTTGCAAAATCAGACGATTTCTTTGCTTCAGGTCTTAATATAAAAGGAAATATAGCGCTCCCTAAGTGGGGCTATTCTGTGACTATTTTGGATGCAATCACAATGCCTGGACTCAACACTCTTGGTATTTCTATATCTCGTGCTGACTTAGAACCGAAGGGTCTAGTCCCATTTCACACACACCCTCGAGCTACCGAGCTTATAACTATATTGGAAGGTACTATTTATGCTGGATTTCTTCTCCCTGATTTTCCCAACATTTTTAAGAGTCGTCTCTTCTCGAAAATTTTGAATCCTGGAGAAGTGTTTGTTATCCCAGAAGGTCTTATTCACTTCCTATATAATGTGGGACATAACAATGCTACTGTACTCGCTTCTTTCAACAGTCAACGTCCGGGATTCGTCATGATTCCGAGTGAAATCTTTGCTTCAGATCCACCTATTCTCGATGATGTTCTTGCCAAAGGTTTCCAgcttgataagaaagtgatcaaACAACTTCGGAAGAAATTCTCCTAA